Proteins co-encoded in one Pyxidicoccus xibeiensis genomic window:
- a CDS encoding M16 family metallopeptidase encodes MQRRTPLSLLAALLVASTPVWAQAPAPSAVRAPTARTAAPAKGKALAPVASVEGITEYRLPNGLRVLLFPDPTKPNVTVNVTYFVGSKHEGYGETGMAHLLEHLLFKGTPTTKNVPQALTERGARPNGTTWLDRTNYYETLPASDDNLRWALSFEADRMVNSFIARKDLDSEMTVVRNEFESGENDPSSILFERVMSAAYIWHSYGKATIGARSDLENVPIDRLQAFYRKYYRPDNAMLVVAGRFDEAKALTMIQDTFGKLKKPAEPVPATYTAEPTQDGEREVTLRRVGDTSVLTSLYHVPEGAHPDFAAIDVLTLAMGNNPSGRLYKVLVETKKAARVGASNLQLRDPGALVFNAELREDQPLAPAREAFLKTVEDAARTPFTEEEVTRAKTQLIKSIELMLNNSERAAIQLSEWAATGDWRLLFLHRDRIEAVKPEDVTRVAATYLKASNRTLGTFIPTPKPDRAELPPPVDVAKMMQDYKGRAAVAQGEQFDPSPANVEARVQRGELPGGGIKYVVLPKKTRGEMVNVAINLRWGTEDALRGKADAAQYAGRMLMRGTKKRSRQQLQDAFDKLKARVGVDGGITGASISIECPRASLPEALKLVAEVLREPAFDANEFALLKQERLAALESQRSEPETQGSIAFWRTLSGHYPKGHPYYVPTLDERLAGVKNTPLEEARAFHKAFYGASNGELAVVGDFEPKELLPLAGDLLGGWKSPAPFKRVPQQFVDGGPKVVALETPDKANAYYLAGQSLKLRRDDADWPALLLGNFVLGGGFLNSRLATRIRQQDGLSYGVGSSLDAGDIDAVGNFVTYAIYAPENATRLEAAMREEVSRAVKEGFKPEELEKARAGLLEYRQAARSQDGGLARQLAGYLYLGRTLSFDAELEQKLVKLKPEDVRKAMERHVDWAKATQVKAGDFATAEKKAKAPVKAPAAP; translated from the coding sequence CGTGCTCCTCTTCCCCGACCCCACCAAGCCCAACGTGACGGTCAACGTGACGTACTTCGTGGGCAGCAAGCACGAGGGCTACGGCGAGACGGGCATGGCCCACCTGCTCGAGCACCTGCTGTTCAAGGGCACGCCCACCACGAAGAACGTCCCCCAGGCGCTCACCGAGCGCGGCGCCCGTCCCAACGGCACCACCTGGCTGGACCGCACCAACTACTACGAGACGCTCCCCGCCTCGGACGACAACCTGCGCTGGGCCCTGTCCTTCGAAGCAGACCGCATGGTCAACAGCTTCATCGCCCGCAAGGACCTCGACAGCGAGATGACCGTCGTCCGCAACGAGTTCGAGTCCGGCGAGAACGACCCGTCCAGCATCCTCTTCGAGCGCGTGATGAGCGCCGCGTACATCTGGCACAGCTACGGCAAGGCCACCATCGGCGCGCGCTCGGACCTGGAGAACGTCCCCATCGACCGGCTCCAGGCCTTCTACCGGAAGTACTACCGGCCGGATAACGCCATGCTCGTCGTCGCCGGCCGCTTCGATGAAGCCAAGGCCCTGACGATGATTCAGGACACCTTCGGCAAGCTGAAGAAGCCCGCCGAGCCCGTCCCCGCCACGTACACCGCCGAGCCCACCCAGGACGGTGAGCGCGAGGTGACGCTGCGCCGCGTGGGCGACACGTCCGTGCTCACCAGCCTCTACCACGTGCCCGAGGGCGCCCACCCGGACTTCGCCGCCATCGACGTGCTGACGCTCGCCATGGGCAACAACCCCTCCGGCCGCCTCTACAAGGTGCTGGTGGAGACGAAGAAGGCCGCCCGCGTGGGCGCCTCCAACCTCCAGCTGAGAGACCCGGGCGCGCTCGTCTTCAACGCCGAGCTGCGCGAGGACCAGCCCCTGGCCCCGGCCCGCGAGGCCTTCCTGAAGACGGTGGAGGACGCCGCCCGCACGCCCTTCACCGAGGAGGAAGTCACCCGCGCGAAGACGCAGCTCATCAAGTCCATCGAGCTGATGCTCAACAACTCCGAGCGCGCCGCCATCCAGCTGTCCGAGTGGGCCGCCACCGGCGACTGGCGCCTGCTCTTCCTGCACCGCGACCGCATCGAGGCGGTGAAGCCCGAGGACGTGACGCGCGTGGCGGCGACGTACCTCAAGGCCTCCAACCGGACGCTGGGCACGTTCATCCCCACGCCGAAGCCGGACCGCGCGGAGCTGCCGCCGCCGGTGGACGTGGCGAAGATGATGCAGGACTACAAGGGCCGCGCGGCCGTGGCCCAGGGCGAGCAGTTCGACCCGTCTCCGGCCAACGTGGAGGCCCGCGTGCAGCGCGGGGAGCTGCCCGGCGGCGGCATCAAGTACGTGGTGCTGCCCAAGAAGACGCGCGGCGAGATGGTGAACGTGGCCATCAACCTGCGCTGGGGCACCGAGGACGCGCTGCGCGGCAAGGCGGACGCGGCGCAGTACGCCGGGCGGATGCTGATGCGCGGCACGAAGAAGCGCAGCCGGCAGCAGCTCCAGGATGCGTTCGACAAGCTGAAGGCGCGGGTGGGCGTCGACGGTGGAATCACGGGCGCCAGCATCTCCATCGAGTGCCCGCGCGCCAGCCTGCCGGAGGCGCTGAAGCTGGTGGCCGAGGTGCTCCGCGAGCCGGCCTTCGACGCCAACGAGTTCGCGCTGCTGAAGCAGGAGCGGCTGGCCGCGCTGGAGTCACAGCGCAGCGAGCCGGAGACGCAGGGCAGCATCGCCTTCTGGCGGACGCTGTCGGGCCACTACCCGAAGGGCCACCCGTACTACGTGCCCACCCTGGACGAGCGCCTGGCCGGCGTGAAGAACACCCCGCTGGAGGAGGCTCGCGCCTTCCACAAGGCCTTCTACGGCGCGTCCAACGGCGAGCTGGCGGTGGTGGGCGACTTCGAGCCGAAGGAGTTGCTGCCGCTGGCGGGCGACCTGCTCGGCGGCTGGAAGAGCCCGGCGCCCTTCAAGCGGGTGCCGCAGCAGTTCGTCGATGGCGGGCCGAAGGTGGTGGCCCTGGAGACGCCGGACAAGGCCAACGCCTACTACCTGGCGGGACAGTCGTTGAAGCTGCGCCGGGACGACGCGGACTGGCCGGCGCTGCTGCTGGGCAACTTCGTGCTGGGCGGCGGCTTCCTGAACTCGCGGCTGGCCACGCGCATCCGCCAGCAGGACGGCCTGTCCTACGGCGTGGGCAGCAGCCTGGACGCGGGCGACATCGACGCGGTGGGCAACTTCGTCACCTACGCCATCTACGCGCCGGAGAACGCGACGCGGCTGGAGGCGGCCATGCGCGAGGAGGTGTCTCGCGCGGTGAAGGAGGGCTTCAAGCCCGAGGAGCTCGAGAAGGCCCGCGCGGGCCTGCTGGAGTACCGGCAGGCGGCGCGCTCGCAGGACGGCGGCCTGGCGCGGCAGCTCGCCGGGTACCTGTACCTGGGCCGCACGCTGAGCTTCGACGCCGAGCTGGAGCAGAAGCTCGTCAAGCTGAAGCCCGAGGACGTGCGCAAGGCCATGGAGCGCCACGTGGACTGGGCGAAGGCCACACAGGTGAAGGCCGGTGACTTCGCCACCGCGGAGAAGAAGGCCAAGGCTCCGGTGAAGGCTCCAGCCGCGCCGTGA